The following proteins are co-located in the Paenibacillus sp. FSL H8-0079 genome:
- a CDS encoding sugar ABC transporter permease, producing MTTSQVSQARIESVATRRVKRRYAHNGAALLFLAPWLVGLLFLTLGPMLVSLYISFTDYSILAAPSWVGLDNYTTMFTSDKLFTKSLQVTFTYVAVSVPVKLIFALLVAMLLNKGIRGLGIYRTVYYIPTLLGGSVAIAMLWRKMLGGDGLLNSVLAMVGIKAPDWVANPKYALYSIVLLSVWQFGSSMIIFLAGLKQIPPEYDEASAVDGAGPLRRFFYITLPILSPVIFFNLVMQLITSFQSFTQAFVISNGSGGPVNSTLMYSLYLYKKGFSFFQMGYASAMAWVLVILIGVFTLLVFRSSKLWVHYEDGGKS from the coding sequence ATGACTACATCTCAGGTCAGTCAAGCCCGAATCGAGAGTGTAGCTACCCGGCGGGTAAAACGGAGATATGCGCATAATGGAGCCGCGCTTCTGTTCCTCGCCCCATGGCTTGTCGGGTTGTTATTTCTCACTTTGGGTCCCATGTTGGTATCGTTATACATTTCGTTCACCGATTACAGTATCCTGGCCGCCCCTTCCTGGGTCGGTCTGGATAACTACACGACCATGTTTACGTCCGATAAACTGTTCACCAAATCACTCCAGGTAACGTTCACATATGTCGCTGTATCCGTACCGGTCAAATTGATCTTCGCACTGCTTGTAGCGATGTTGCTCAACAAAGGGATTCGAGGGCTCGGTATTTACCGGACGGTGTATTACATCCCGACATTACTTGGAGGTAGCGTGGCGATTGCGATGTTGTGGCGTAAAATGCTGGGTGGGGACGGGCTGCTCAATAGTGTTCTTGCCATGGTAGGAATTAAGGCGCCCGATTGGGTTGCCAATCCGAAGTATGCGCTGTACTCCATTGTGCTGTTATCCGTGTGGCAGTTTGGATCATCGATGATTATTTTCCTGGCAGGCCTGAAGCAGATTCCACCCGAGTATGATGAGGCCTCGGCGGTAGATGGTGCAGGTCCTCTGCGGAGATTCTTCTATATAACGTTGCCGATTCTGTCACCCGTCATCTTCTTCAATCTCGTCATGCAGCTGATTACGTCCTTTCAATCGTTCACGCAGGCTTTCGTCATCAGTAACGGCAGCGGAGGGCCAGTGAATTCAACCTTAATGTACTCTCTGTATCTGTACAAAAAAGGATTCTCATTCTTTCAGATGGGCTATGCTTCCGCGATGGCCTGGGTGCTGGTGATCCTGATTGGCGTATTTACATTGCTCGTATTCCGCAGTAGCAAGCTGTGGGTGCACTATGAGGATGGTGGAAAATCATGA
- a CDS encoding carbohydrate ABC transporter permease translates to MIGQRNSTAWVVGKHVLISGIAFVMLYPILWMLGSSFKPGHMIFTETWFWPQEWNWKNYMNGWSGIQGNPFSRFLTNSVVLSLGAVLGNVISCSMAAYAFARLNFRFKAICFGLMLMTIMLPHHVTLIPQYILFNHLEWVNTYLPLVVPKWLATDAFFIFLMVQFFRGLPKELDEAATIDGCGPVKIYTKIIIPLAFPALVTTMIFTFLWTWDDFFSQLIYLSDVSKYTVPLGLRLFLDSSSQSDWGPMFAMSVLSLVPCFIVFIVCQKYFVEGIATSGLKG, encoded by the coding sequence ATGATTGGACAACGAAACTCCACAGCATGGGTCGTCGGCAAACATGTGCTGATCTCTGGCATCGCCTTTGTCATGCTCTATCCGATTCTCTGGATGCTCGGAAGCTCGTTCAAACCGGGACATATGATCTTTACAGAGACCTGGTTCTGGCCGCAGGAATGGAATTGGAAAAATTACATGAATGGCTGGTCGGGAATTCAGGGTAATCCGTTCTCCCGTTTCCTGACCAACTCTGTCGTACTGTCGCTCGGCGCCGTGCTGGGCAATGTCATTTCCTGCTCTATGGCGGCGTATGCCTTCGCCCGACTGAATTTTCGTTTCAAAGCCATCTGCTTTGGTCTGATGCTCATGACGATCATGCTGCCACATCATGTGACGCTGATCCCACAGTATATCCTTTTCAACCACCTGGAGTGGGTGAATACGTATCTGCCCCTCGTCGTGCCGAAATGGCTAGCGACCGACGCATTCTTCATTTTTCTCATGGTGCAGTTCTTCCGAGGGTTGCCCAAAGAGCTGGATGAAGCGGCCACTATTGATGGATGCGGTCCTGTGAAAATATACACCAAAATCATCATTCCACTGGCTTTCCCAGCATTAGTCACTACGATGATCTTTACGTTCTTGTGGACATGGGACGACTTCTTCAGTCAGTTGATCTACCTGAGTGATGTGAGCAAATATACAGTGCCGTTAGGTCTACGCCTGTTCCTTGATTCCAGCTCTCAATCCGATTGGGGTCCGATGTTTGCGATGTCGGTGTTGTCGCTAGTGCCATGTTTTATCGTATTTATCGTGTGTCAAAAGTACTTCGTGGAAGGAATCGCAACCTCTGGGCTCAAAGGGTAA
- a CDS encoding response regulator codes for MKTIMLVDDDPHIVKALTEHIDWPSLGLSIAGTASNGLDAIDLFQRMHPDLVMTDVYLPGMTGLEITQTLRRDHPHLPIIILSGYDEFENARAAMRWGVNHFLLKPAEVEEIESVLREVLLEQDVRERHERLEQTYKQEVGRVLPYLRKQFLHELLTTRYRADELPKERMDYIGIHMSSQTRAISLQLNRPVFLTRMKERDWQLLRYGAADIILETVKEHTARMNGQVEIVDYSDQVFVLLLLGDQEDEDQLEEVLPLVERMIDQIFTYLKIEVSAGIGRSKSHPCEVIDSYLESREAVETAEFQGGSRIYHYEASEDTEPSVTDYSLMLRQWNEAWTDIRPDLAEEVWHHIRLLLKEGNCVGIQDVQVVAVSLFDTLIHSWNRLHPMLPQPMAMSDFLREIQSKYALHDLVSWMDRIICNWLEQIRKEMGEKKTNKLIEQVKQYVELHYAEEISFEAIAKGLFVHPKYLSQLFKRVTGENFVSYLNGYRIQRALELLQSGHYMVYEVSEMTGFRNATYFSQVFKMLTGKSPSEVG; via the coding sequence ATGAAGACCATTATGCTTGTAGATGATGATCCGCATATTGTTAAGGCACTAACTGAACATATTGATTGGCCTTCCCTGGGCCTCAGCATTGCAGGTACTGCTTCGAATGGCTTGGATGCAATTGATCTTTTTCAACGCATGCATCCCGATCTTGTTATGACGGATGTCTATCTGCCGGGGATGACCGGGCTTGAGATTACGCAGACGTTACGACGTGATCATCCCCATCTGCCGATCATCATCCTCAGTGGATATGACGAATTCGAGAACGCCCGGGCAGCTATGCGCTGGGGGGTAAATCACTTTTTGCTAAAGCCGGCGGAGGTGGAGGAGATTGAGTCTGTGCTGAGGGAGGTATTGCTGGAACAAGATGTGCGAGAGCGGCATGAGCGACTGGAGCAGACGTACAAGCAGGAGGTTGGACGGGTACTTCCGTATTTGCGCAAACAATTTCTTCACGAACTGCTGACTACGCGATATCGGGCAGACGAGCTGCCTAAAGAACGCATGGACTATATAGGCATTCATATGTCCTCCCAGACACGCGCCATTAGTCTGCAACTGAATCGCCCCGTATTTTTGACAAGGATGAAAGAACGAGACTGGCAGCTTCTCCGCTATGGGGCGGCCGATATTATTCTGGAGACAGTGAAAGAGCATACGGCGCGCATGAATGGTCAGGTAGAGATTGTTGATTATTCGGATCAGGTATTTGTGTTGCTTCTATTAGGAGACCAAGAGGATGAGGATCAGCTGGAGGAGGTTTTGCCACTCGTGGAGAGGATGATCGATCAGATCTTTACGTATCTTAAAATCGAAGTAAGTGCTGGAATAGGAAGATCCAAAAGTCACCCATGTGAGGTGATAGATTCTTATCTGGAGAGCCGGGAAGCGGTGGAAACAGCAGAGTTTCAAGGTGGAAGTCGTATCTACCACTATGAAGCTTCAGAGGATACAGAACCAAGTGTGACCGATTATTCGTTAATGCTTCGTCAATGGAATGAGGCTTGGACGGATATCAGACCTGATCTGGCGGAAGAGGTATGGCATCATATTCGCCTTCTGCTGAAAGAGGGTAACTGTGTTGGGATACAGGATGTACAGGTGGTGGCCGTCAGTCTGTTTGACACGTTGATTCATAGTTGGAACCGACTTCACCCTATGTTACCCCAGCCAATGGCGATGAGTGATTTTCTGCGTGAAATTCAATCGAAATATGCTTTGCATGATCTGGTAAGCTGGATGGATCGTATTATCTGCAACTGGCTCGAACAGATACGCAAAGAGATGGGCGAGAAGAAAACCAATAAACTGATAGAGCAGGTGAAACAGTATGTGGAGCTGCATTACGCTGAAGAGATCAGTTTTGAAGCGATAGCCAAGGGATTATTTGTACATCCGAAGTATCTGAGTCAACTGTTCAAAAGGGTGACCGGTGAGAATTTTGTGAGTTATTTGAACGGGTACCGAATTCAGCGAGCGTTGGAACTGTTGCAGTCGGGACATTACATGGTATATGAGGTGAGCGAGATGACCGGGTTCCGTAATGCGACGTATTTCAGTCAGGTGTTCAAAATGCTTACGGGCAAGAGTCCGTCTGAGGTGGGGTAG
- a CDS encoding ABC transporter substrate-binding protein: MMITKKWVTLFCLSLLLFATACSGGATDTPSSSGEASGSEGNSSGKVELRMTWWGSQTRHDLTTKVIQLFEEKHPGITIKPEYSGWDGYFDKLTTQVAGSNAPDIIQMDYAFLTDFARRGALLDLTPFAESKELRTEDHDQSMITAGSIDDKLYAITLGVNAPGVIYDATVFQELGIEEPQESWTWKDFGDIATKIAVAKGEGFYGSADISGTTNMFEVFIRQSGKGLFDGGTMTATSEELQQWFDMWGVLRENGGVTTAEITASTTNALETRPISLGTAAMDFAWSNQLLTFQQVNKNQDHKLGIQVLPHGVDEKQIGEYLKPSQFISGYGKTKHAKEVAMFIDFMVNDPEATAILGSERGVPVNSSIREQLQPTLPEAEQAIFQFIDIVSKNSSEIDPPYPQGFAEVDTSFKSASEQIAFGQGNTPDVIAQFIEGAKATLGSSQ; the protein is encoded by the coding sequence ATGATGATCACGAAAAAGTGGGTAACCCTGTTCTGCCTGTCCCTGTTATTGTTCGCTACAGCCTGTTCTGGAGGGGCCACCGATACACCATCTTCTTCTGGTGAAGCAAGTGGAAGTGAGGGGAATTCATCAGGTAAGGTTGAACTGCGCATGACCTGGTGGGGATCACAGACTAGACATGATCTGACAACCAAAGTGATCCAATTGTTTGAAGAGAAACATCCGGGAATCACCATTAAGCCTGAATACTCCGGTTGGGACGGTTATTTTGACAAGTTGACTACACAGGTAGCTGGTTCGAATGCACCGGATATCATCCAGATGGATTACGCCTTTCTGACTGACTTTGCCCGGCGTGGTGCCTTGCTTGACCTGACTCCGTTTGCAGAGAGCAAAGAGCTGCGGACAGAGGATCATGATCAGAGTATGATTACAGCCGGTTCGATTGACGATAAATTATATGCAATTACCCTCGGAGTTAACGCACCAGGTGTCATTTATGACGCCACCGTATTTCAGGAATTAGGTATTGAAGAACCACAAGAGAGCTGGACATGGAAGGATTTTGGAGATATTGCGACCAAGATCGCCGTAGCCAAAGGTGAGGGGTTCTATGGATCGGCAGACATCTCAGGTACAACCAACATGTTTGAAGTGTTTATCCGGCAATCCGGGAAAGGATTGTTCGACGGTGGCACGATGACCGCTACCAGCGAGGAGCTTCAACAATGGTTCGATATGTGGGGTGTACTTCGTGAGAATGGTGGAGTCACCACAGCGGAGATAACGGCATCCACAACGAATGCGCTGGAGACACGCCCGATCTCACTTGGAACAGCTGCCATGGATTTTGCGTGGTCTAATCAATTGCTGACATTCCAGCAGGTGAATAAAAACCAGGATCATAAGCTTGGCATACAAGTGCTTCCGCATGGTGTAGATGAGAAACAGATCGGGGAATATCTGAAACCAAGTCAGTTCATCTCCGGTTATGGCAAAACAAAGCATGCCAAAGAAGTGGCCATGTTCATTGACTTTATGGTCAATGATCCAGAAGCTACTGCCATTCTCGGCTCTGAACGTGGGGTGCCAGTCAATTCCAGCATTCGTGAACAGCTGCAGCCTACATTACCGGAAGCAGAGCAAGCCATTTTCCAATTTATCGATATTGTATCGAAGAACTCCAGCGAGATTGACCCGCCATACCCGCAAGGATTTGCTGAAGTGGACACGAGTTTCAAGAGCGCAAGCGAGCAGATTGCCTTCGGTCAAGGTAATACTCCGGATGTGATTGCACAGTTTATTGAAGGAGCTAAGGCTACGCTTGGATCGAGTCAATAA
- a CDS encoding endonuclease/exonuclease/phosphatase family protein: MKILTLNTHAWAEEDQLNKISQLADFINTHQFDVISMQEVNQSMQEAALSEEELKMYYATESDAVIKKDNYAYVLLQQLTEQYYWTWIPAHVGFQKYDEGLAILSRTPIKQAFGEYVSHMRDYNNYRTRKIVGIQTVVQGEATWFVNGHYNWWDDAQEPFKGQWELTESKLAPYMDQPLYIMGDFNNVAEVRGEGYDYMMNKGWNDLYTTALQKDEGATVVKAIAGWADNKRDLRIDYIFSNRPIQAKSSTVVLNGKNGPVVSDHFGVAVEI; encoded by the coding sequence ATGAAAATACTTACGTTAAACACACACGCCTGGGCGGAAGAGGATCAACTGAACAAGATCAGTCAACTGGCTGATTTTATTAATACACATCAATTTGATGTGATCTCCATGCAGGAGGTCAACCAATCCATGCAGGAAGCGGCGCTTTCTGAAGAAGAGCTGAAGATGTATTATGCCACTGAATCCGACGCTGTGATTAAAAAAGATAACTATGCCTACGTCCTGCTTCAGCAGCTGACAGAGCAATATTACTGGACGTGGATACCCGCCCATGTCGGGTTCCAAAAATACGATGAAGGACTGGCGATCCTTAGCCGGACGCCGATTAAGCAGGCTTTTGGGGAATACGTGTCCCACATGCGAGATTATAACAACTATCGTACACGCAAGATTGTGGGAATTCAGACGGTCGTCCAAGGTGAAGCAACCTGGTTTGTGAACGGACATTATAACTGGTGGGATGATGCGCAGGAACCCTTCAAGGGACAGTGGGAGTTGACGGAGAGCAAGCTTGCCCCCTACATGGACCAGCCGTTATATATAATGGGTGATTTCAATAATGTCGCGGAAGTGCGTGGTGAAGGCTATGATTATATGATGAATAAAGGCTGGAATGACCTGTACACCACAGCATTGCAAAAGGATGAAGGAGCAACCGTGGTGAAGGCCATTGCCGGCTGGGCAGATAACAAACGCGATCTTCGGATCGACTATATTTTCTCCAATCGTCCGATTCAGGCTAAATCTTCTACCGTGGTCTTGAACGGTAAAAACGGGCCGGTAGTGTCTGACCATTTTGGCGTCGCTGTAGAGATATAA
- a CDS encoding glycoside hydrolase family 88 protein: MTTYFSEPQSMYYRFGEDQDQVLKVLAERYIGANAQADFVYRVFQKSGILQNEKGLYDLNLGKRFPDAPKDHISYAAALVWGDEDRNLDVLVRCYGPVRFYFNEQLIYRSTVMDEISPDATVKLSIDIKPGWNTIWLEMKNTPAGFGCQFGSDEGKVRILNVFAPFQERQGQAGWVFSQPNRTASKQPDLLGKEADYSLKWLPETGWSDEDETKPALERIYGHLPGRHAYAWTHLNNTDSTGSPVRLSGQSSGSLSIWISGKSVAQVKEAGPFEVDVPASFWRSDLLVRSECNDTAAGPWHFNLNATVSGKPLSLELPQRVHGANGESWLYVGPFESVVEPDLADLTRTDRVYQTGLEQTYWRLDRPDAWIRPYYENAMLSNKWTVGSVTNYGRWDYPLGVTVYGLLRTGRYLQRPDITRYAAEHVQACTQMYEYSLWDREQYGFPAVNQQLVMLKMLDNCGSFGSAMMEAYSECHEPTFLPIAERIADFMLSRLERQEDGAFYRTCVGEYAENTMWADDLYMSTPFLVRYARVTGNSSALDEAARQFLLYRKYLFIPEFKIMSHVYDFKYGQATQIPWGRGNGWTLFSLTEVLEALPKEHPERPALINFFNELCEGYAALQGESGLWHQVLNAPQTYEEASCTAMFAYGFARGVRFGWFKDPEVYVTAAQRAWKGLICKAIDRQGNVHGVCSGSRYAFTAEYYDQDLRTVTNDNHGIGIMMLAGTEVAKMKNHLADHQVTSPAVTHS, encoded by the coding sequence ATGACGACCTATTTCAGTGAACCGCAGAGCATGTATTACCGATTTGGAGAAGATCAGGATCAGGTGCTGAAGGTACTGGCCGAGAGATATATTGGAGCTAATGCACAGGCTGATTTTGTATATCGGGTATTCCAGAAGTCTGGTATTTTGCAAAATGAAAAAGGGCTTTATGATCTGAACCTAGGTAAACGCTTTCCTGATGCGCCAAAAGACCATATTTCCTATGCAGCTGCGCTGGTATGGGGGGATGAGGACCGAAATCTGGATGTGCTGGTCCGCTGTTATGGGCCTGTTCGGTTCTATTTCAATGAGCAGCTGATTTATCGCTCTACGGTAATGGATGAGATTAGTCCTGATGCAACGGTGAAGCTCAGCATCGACATCAAGCCCGGTTGGAACACCATTTGGCTGGAAATGAAAAACACGCCTGCCGGCTTTGGCTGCCAGTTTGGATCAGATGAAGGAAAAGTGCGCATTTTGAATGTATTTGCTCCGTTCCAGGAGAGACAGGGACAAGCCGGATGGGTGTTCTCCCAACCGAACCGAACCGCGAGTAAACAACCGGACCTATTGGGAAAAGAAGCAGATTACAGTTTGAAGTGGCTGCCTGAGACAGGCTGGTCTGATGAGGATGAGACCAAGCCAGCTCTGGAAAGAATATACGGGCATCTTCCTGGACGGCACGCTTATGCTTGGACTCACCTGAACAATACCGATTCAACGGGAAGTCCGGTGCGACTGTCAGGTCAATCTTCCGGTTCTCTGAGTATATGGATTAGCGGCAAGTCTGTGGCGCAAGTGAAGGAAGCGGGTCCGTTCGAGGTGGATGTACCAGCCTCTTTTTGGCGGAGTGACCTGCTTGTCCGAAGTGAATGCAATGATACGGCGGCGGGACCTTGGCATTTTAATTTGAATGCAACCGTGTCGGGCAAGCCGCTCTCACTGGAACTTCCTCAGCGTGTGCATGGTGCTAATGGAGAGTCTTGGTTATATGTTGGACCTTTTGAATCGGTGGTTGAACCGGACTTGGCGGATCTGACTCGAACGGACCGAGTGTACCAAACGGGGCTAGAACAGACGTACTGGCGCTTAGATCGACCGGATGCTTGGATCAGACCTTATTATGAAAATGCCATGTTAAGCAACAAATGGACCGTGGGCAGTGTAACCAATTATGGTCGCTGGGATTATCCATTGGGTGTCACTGTATATGGTCTATTACGGACGGGGCGTTATCTGCAGAGACCAGATATTACGCGTTATGCGGCTGAGCATGTGCAGGCATGTACCCAGATGTATGAGTACTCATTATGGGATCGGGAGCAGTATGGTTTCCCGGCAGTCAATCAACAATTGGTCATGCTGAAAATGCTGGATAACTGCGGTTCTTTTGGTTCAGCCATGATGGAAGCGTATTCAGAGTGTCATGAACCGACGTTTCTTCCGATTGCTGAACGGATTGCGGATTTCATGCTTTCCCGCCTGGAGCGGCAGGAGGATGGTGCGTTTTATCGCACATGCGTAGGGGAGTATGCCGAGAATACCATGTGGGCCGACGACCTCTATATGAGCACGCCGTTTCTTGTTCGTTATGCCCGGGTGACCGGAAACTCATCCGCACTGGATGAAGCCGCCAGACAATTTTTATTGTATCGAAAATATCTGTTCATTCCTGAGTTCAAGATTATGTCTCACGTATATGATTTCAAATACGGACAGGCAACGCAAATTCCATGGGGACGGGGGAACGGCTGGACACTGTTTTCCTTGACAGAGGTATTGGAAGCTTTACCTAAGGAGCATCCTGAGCGCCCGGCTTTAATTAATTTCTTCAACGAGCTGTGTGAAGGGTACGCGGCACTTCAAGGGGAAAGTGGGTTGTGGCATCAGGTGTTGAATGCTCCGCAGACGTATGAAGAAGCCTCCTGCACAGCGATGTTTGCCTATGGTTTTGCGAGAGGTGTACGCTTTGGCTGGTTCAAAGACCCTGAAGTTTACGTCACGGCTGCCCAGCGAGCTTGGAAGGGACTTATCTGCAAAGCGATTGATCGTCAAGGGAACGTTCATGGGGTGTGCAGCGGATCGCGATATGCGTTTACGGCAGAGTATTATGATCAGGACTTGCGTACCGTCACCAATGACAATCACGGAATTGGCATTATGATGTTGGCAGGAACTGAGGTAGCCAAAATGAAGAATCATTTGGCTGATCACCAGGTGACTTCACCTGCCGTCACACATTCCTGA
- a CDS encoding sensor histidine kinase: MRKGRWSSYINQKLQQSKLSTLMVTCFIAFNLLLVSVIVWLSYQSFSAVTFAEISKARLALLNESTRRGFDFITGVTGTAYALASNRELSNLLETMETGRLSQIHQRREVSRILDHTLVVSEGITSIELYTDAFNGVAVTMPDRIFPVGTISGDSWFDALEQADAAWVPLRENESGQSLIGYSQRIFDSRGGTVAYVLIRLSRADIVRRFADMPMVLDGKVLLVDTAGNVVMQMGEADPIEGSKWPDDPATSGEGEYSSSIIDSAWIQQHVQRGEDGFEVVSGKPGGSQLVLYSRPAMLQWRLVQTIPVYMLLSPVRHAGWQILGIAVLGLLCSAILAYLFVRRIIRPLRQLIKRMRQLEKGDFDTRVQLSFTEEYAHLAYGFNHMASQLTTLMEQVKDESRAKREAQTGLLEAQIKPHFLYNTLDMIHWRALDYEAKDISRMIVQLSKLLRIGLSGGRLFIRVRDELEHARCYVSIQSERLPFSIQYQEHIDPRIRGCYIPKIILQPFIENAVMHAHPEEGTLRIQVHMHEAESTHADIVIRITDNGQGLPEGWKLEETCGIGVRNVHQRIKLYCGKRYGVQLSDGELGGVEVTITLPRIETDEQLNLWLDGEKG; the protein is encoded by the coding sequence ATGCGGAAAGGAAGATGGTCTTCATATATTAATCAAAAGCTGCAACAAAGCAAGCTCTCCACATTGATGGTGACTTGCTTTATTGCGTTTAACCTGCTGCTCGTCTCGGTGATCGTCTGGCTGTCATATCAGTCCTTCTCAGCGGTCACCTTTGCCGAGATTAGCAAAGCACGCCTGGCTCTTCTGAACGAGAGCACACGTCGGGGATTCGATTTCATCACAGGGGTAACCGGAACAGCCTATGCTTTGGCAAGCAATCGGGAACTGTCCAATCTGCTCGAAACGATGGAGACTGGAAGACTTTCGCAGATTCATCAACGGCGGGAAGTTTCCCGTATATTGGATCATACGCTGGTCGTCAGTGAAGGCATTACTTCTATAGAGTTGTACACGGATGCATTTAACGGTGTAGCTGTTACCATGCCTGATCGCATATTCCCGGTAGGCACAATATCCGGTGATTCCTGGTTCGATGCACTGGAACAGGCAGATGCAGCATGGGTACCTTTACGCGAGAATGAATCTGGTCAATCGTTAATTGGATACTCCCAGCGAATCTTTGACAGCCGAGGGGGTACGGTTGCCTATGTGCTTATCCGGCTGAGTCGCGCAGATATTGTACGCAGGTTTGCGGATATGCCTATGGTATTGGATGGCAAGGTACTGCTGGTGGATACGGCTGGCAATGTCGTCATGCAAATGGGTGAAGCTGATCCCATCGAGGGATCTAAGTGGCCAGATGACCCCGCTACAAGTGGTGAGGGTGAATACTCTTCTTCTATTATAGATAGTGCATGGATTCAGCAACACGTCCAGCGTGGAGAGGACGGGTTCGAAGTGGTCTCCGGTAAACCCGGGGGCTCTCAGCTTGTTCTATATTCCAGACCAGCGATGCTTCAGTGGCGTCTGGTGCAGACTATTCCTGTTTATATGCTGTTATCCCCTGTCAGACACGCAGGGTGGCAGATTCTTGGCATTGCAGTGCTGGGGTTGTTATGCTCGGCAATACTTGCGTATTTGTTCGTGCGGCGGATTATTCGTCCTCTACGTCAATTGATTAAACGAATGAGACAATTGGAGAAAGGGGACTTCGATACTCGGGTGCAACTTTCGTTTACGGAAGAATACGCCCATTTGGCGTATGGTTTCAATCATATGGCTTCACAGCTCACAACGCTGATGGAACAGGTGAAGGATGAGAGCCGTGCTAAGCGGGAAGCCCAGACGGGCTTGCTTGAGGCCCAGATCAAACCCCATTTTCTATACAACACCCTCGACATGATCCACTGGCGCGCGCTTGATTACGAAGCTAAGGATATCAGTCGTATGATTGTACAACTCAGTAAGCTGTTACGGATCGGACTGAGTGGGGGGAGATTATTTATTCGGGTACGGGATGAGTTGGAGCATGCGCGTTGCTACGTCAGCATTCAGTCAGAGCGTCTACCCTTCTCTATTCAATATCAGGAACATATCGATCCGCGTATTCGCGGTTGTTACATCCCCAAGATCATTTTGCAGCCCTTTATTGAAAATGCTGTTATGCACGCACATCCCGAAGAAGGCACACTTCGAATTCAGGTCCACATGCACGAAGCGGAAAGCACCCACGCGGATATCGTCATTCGTATCACGGATAATGGGCAAGGTTTGCCGGAGGGGTGGAAACTCGAAGAGACGTGTGGCATCGGTGTACGGAATGTACATCAGCGTATTAAGCTGTATTGCGGAAAAAGATATGGCGTTCAACTAAGCGATGGAGAGTTGGGCGGCGTGGAAGTGACCATTACGCTGCCGCGCATAGAGACAGACGAGCAATTAAATCTGTGGCTGGACGGTGAAAAAGGATGA
- a CDS encoding methyl-accepting chemotaxis protein: protein MNTLESLVNAMPFVSQMFRDDISISINDHEKVLYFSEAKSLEIGVKVGDELHDDYKHFKMLTNRDSRTVARMPGDLQGRPFDAILIPIKENDQVVGILGVNYALDSHMTLETLIRENETTINALVGGIQQIAAHSEELTATSEEILRNSKKASENSVSVSKVTNVIREVSEQTNLLGLNAMIEAARVGDQGAGFGVVASEVRKLSDHTKQAAADIESSLGSVQDSMKHMEQEISQITTATVDQAKLVTEFMESIEQLSETSANLKKFVHQMLALE from the coding sequence TTGAATACTCTTGAATCTCTGGTAAATGCTATGCCTTTTGTTAGCCAAATGTTCCGTGACGACATATCCATATCCATTAATGATCATGAGAAAGTATTGTATTTTTCCGAAGCAAAAAGTCTGGAGATTGGCGTGAAGGTTGGGGATGAGCTACATGATGATTATAAACATTTCAAAATGCTGACTAACAGAGATTCCCGTACCGTGGCACGCATGCCTGGTGATCTGCAGGGCAGACCTTTTGATGCCATTCTAATCCCTATTAAAGAGAACGATCAGGTCGTGGGTATATTGGGTGTGAACTACGCACTGGATAGTCACATGACACTGGAAACGCTGATCCGCGAAAATGAAACGACCATCAATGCGCTAGTCGGTGGCATCCAGCAGATCGCAGCACATTCGGAGGAACTTACCGCGACCTCAGAAGAGATTCTTCGTAACTCCAAGAAAGCTTCAGAGAACTCGGTCAGTGTATCTAAAGTAACGAACGTTATTCGTGAAGTATCCGAACAAACCAATCTGCTTGGACTGAACGCCATGATTGAGGCAGCCCGTGTTGGTGATCAGGGAGCTGGCTTCGGAGTGGTAGCCAGTGAAGTACGCAAGTTGTCGGATCATACGAAACAAGCAGCTGCTGATATCGAATCATCCCTAGGCAGCGTGCAAGATTCCATGAAACATATGGAGCAGGAGATCAGTCAGATTACAACCGCAACAGTGGATCAGGCCAAGCTTGTTACCGAGTTCATGGAAAGTATCGAACAGCTTAGTGAGACAAGCGCGAATCTGAAAAAGTTTGTACATCAGATGCTGGCGCTCGAATAG